The Vitis riparia cultivar Riparia Gloire de Montpellier isolate 1030 chromosome 10, EGFV_Vit.rip_1.0, whole genome shotgun sequence genome includes a region encoding these proteins:
- the LOC117924021 gene encoding uncharacterized protein LOC117924021, which produces MKIQGGAHSPARFPPNGPTSSSGLNLNVTADARLRRRKTRRPGSAGAGFRMRRSGTPAGRGSVLTTPLLRWKFDDDEFGVGAGGESVAGRRGVRRVRSGGEVDVSARRLAAGLWHLSLAAESSGGGGGGRGGGKGGDLQCASYDRLGLESGRITKPYHQHGPDIKDLLQSPPSLSGPKNGILSKVESSLPLSKSALERATKWDSGYSRSSDEFGHFYSQMKLHEDGQLSTVSVVSTLQAELLQARTRIHELEAERHSFKKKLEHFLKKVNEDRTSWQSREQQKIRGIIDDLKDKLNIERKNRQRMEILNSKLVNELADAKLSMKEFMQEYEKERKGRELMEEVCNELAKEIGEDKAEVESFKREYVKIREEVEEERKMLQMAEVWREERVQMKLVDAKLTLENKYCQMKKLVADLETFLSSRSATLDVMELRHAELIRQAVNSVKIQDIKEFSYAPPKTDDIFSIFEELKNGEANGREIEPCTNYNPPTHASKIQNGNPEVNRFSKSPLQKCPNGFVDHNRCLEEDASGWETVSRAEDQGSIYSLEGSDYSVNRFSQGRNASRSGIEWDENAGQDSPHTATSEVCSVSAKQSKQTKQNASSVSKLWRSCSSNGEIYKIISDEGNARLSNGTITSVGTMSPSRGLGEGGLSHQDLVDQWSSPETGNPHVTRGVKGCTEHPQGTQSSLKAKLLEARMESQKIQLRQVLKQRS; this is translated from the exons ATGAAGATACAGGGTGGGGCCCACTCTCCGGCGAGGTTCCCGCCAAATGGTCCAACCTCATCTTCCGGTTTGAACCTCAATGTGACCGCTGATGCCAGACTTCGTCGCCGGAAAACCAGGAGGCCCGGCTCTGCCGGCGCCGGGTTCCGGATGCGGAGGTCCGGGACTCCGGCGGGGAGGGGGAGCGTGCTCACGACTCCTCTGCTTCGGTGGAAGTTCGACGATGATGAGTTCGGGGTTGGTGCCGGCGGGGAGAGTGTGGCCGGACGGAGGGGTGTGAGGAGAGTGAGGAGTGGCGGCGAGGTTGATGTTTCGGCGAGGAGGCTCGCCGCCGGGCTGTGGCATCTGAGTTTAGCCGCGGAGAGTTCGGGCGGCGGCGGTGGTGGTCGTGGCGGTGGTAAAGGCGGAGACTTGCAATGTGCATCGTACGATCGGTTAGGGCTTGAG TCTGGAAGGATCACAAAGCCCTATCATCAACACGGTCCAGATATAAAGGATTTGTTACAAAGCCCTCCTTCCTTATCTGGTCCAAAAAATGGAATTCTGTCTAAG GTTGAGTCTTCTTTGCCCTTGTCCAAATCTGCATTGGAGAGGGCAACAAAGTGGGACAGTGGGTATTCAAGATCATCGGATGAGTTTGGCCACTTTTACAGCCAGATGAAGCTTCATGAAGATGGACAGCTTAGTACTGTCTCAGTTGTTTCCACTTTGCAAGCAGAACTCTTGCAGGCTCGGACCCGAATTCATGAACTTGAGGCTGAGCGGCATTCCTTCAAGAAGAAACTTGAACACTTCTTGAAGAAAGTTAATGAGGATAGGACCTCATGGCAGAGCAGGGAACAGCAGAAAATCCGTGGAATCATTGATGACTTAAAGGATAAATTGaacatagaaagaaaaaatcgCCAGAGGATGGAAATCCTTAACTCCAAATTGGTTAATGAGCTAGCTGATGCTAAGTTATCTATGAAAGAGTTCATGCAAGaatatgagaaagaaagaaagggtaGAGAGCTAATGGAGGAAGTTTGTAATGAGCTAGCTAAGGAAATCGGAGAAGACAAGGCCGAAGTTGAATCATTCAAGAGGGAATATGTGAAAATTCGTGAGGAAGTGGAAGAAGAGAGGAAGATGTTGCAAATGGCTGAGGTCTGGCGTGAAGAGCGGGTCCAGATGAAGCTGGTTGATGCAAAGCTGACTCTTGAAAATAAGTATTGTCAGATGAAGAAGCTCGTAGCAGACCTTGAAACTTTTCTAAGTTCAAGAAGTGCAACCTTGGATGTGATGGAGTTGAGGCATGCTGAGTTGATCCGGCAGGCTGTGAACTCTGTAAAGATTCAAGACATCAAAGAATTTTCATATGCGCCCCCCAAAACAGATGACATATTCTCCATTTTTGAAGAGCTGAAAAATGGTGAAGCAAATGGGAGAGAGATTGAACCATGCACAAATTACAATCCCCCCACCCATGCTTCCAAAATCCAAAATGGGAATCCTGAGGTCAATAGGTTTAGCAAAAGCCCTTTGCAGAAGTGTCCAAATGGCTTTGTCGATCATAACAGGTGTTTAGAAGAAGATGCCAGTGGCTGGGAAACTGTTAGTCGTGCTGAGGATCAGGGTTCAATTTATTCCCTGGAAGGGAGTGATTACTCCGTCAATAGGTTTAGCCAAGGCCGCAATGCTTCAAGGAGTGGAATAGAATGGGATGAGAATGCAGGTCAAGATTCTCCTCATACTGCAACCAGTGAGGTCTGCTCAGTATCAGCAAAGCAATCAAAGCAGACAAAGCAGAATGCATCTTCAGTATCCAAACTTTGGAGATCATGCTCAAGTAATGGTGAAATATACAAGATAATCTCAGATGAGGGTAATGCAAGGCTTTCAAATGGAACGATTACTAGTGTGGGGACCATGTCTCCAAGTAGAGGATTGGGTGAAGGTGGTCTCAGCCACCAAGACTTGGTGGACCAATGGAGCTCACCGGAGACAGGGAATCCACATGTAACTCGAGGGGTGAAAGGGTGCACTGAACACCCACAAGGAACCCAGAGTAGTTTGAAAGCCAAGCTCTTGGAGGCAAGGATGGAAAGCCAGAAAATCCAATTGCGTCAGGTTCTTAAGCAGAGGAGTTAG
- the LOC117922894 gene encoding uncharacterized protein LOC117922894, translating into MAKGRKLTTSRSERLLGSFAYGHGQGAGADSSELGEEDVWSMVDDMVERDDHVNSGGGGGGQSDWSPRAGGEPAMRNHHHRRRIPRDDRHQVGGLSLAFDDSGKTTSSRIVHQYRPQDGVTPSPRGHHMATSAPVNVPDWHKILRVDSVESLHDSDDDRELEMVPPHEYLAREYAASRKMAATSVLEGVGRTLKGRDMSRVRDAVWSQTGFDG; encoded by the coding sequence ATGGCGAAAGGCAGGAAACTGACCACCAGTCGGAGCGAGAGGTTGTTGGGGAGCTTCGCCTACGGCCATGGCCAGGGGGCCGGCGCGGACTCGTCAGAGCTGGGGGAGGAAGATGTCTGGTCCATGGTCGATGACATGGTCGAGCGTGACGATCACGTAAACAGCGGCGGCGGAGGTGGGGGGCAGAGCGATTGGAGCCCACGCGCTGGGGGTGAGCCGGCGATGAGGAACCATCACCACCGGCGGAGAATTCCCAGGGACGACAGGCACCAGGTGGGGGGCCTGTCGCTGGCGTTCGACGACTCGGGGAAGACGACGTCTTCGAGGATCGTCCACCAGTACCGCCCCCAGGACGGCGTGACGCCTTCTCCCCGCGGCCACCACATGGCGACTTCGGCGCCGGTCAACGTCCCGGACTGGCACAAGATCCTACGAGTCGACTCGGTGGAGTCGCTGCATGACTCCGACGACGATCGAGAATTAGAGATGGTTCCGCCGCACGAGTACCTGGCACGTGAGTACGCCGCCAGCCGCAAGATGGCGGCCACCTCGGTGCTCGAAGGCGTGGGTCGGACTCTCAAGGGCCGCGACATGAGCCGGGTTCGAGACGCGGTCTGGAGTCAGACCGGCTTCGACGGATAA
- the LOC117924051 gene encoding calcium-dependent protein kinase 2-like has protein sequence MGCFSSKERVTERDIKGGRSERGGGGGGGGGGGRNHQGYQEVVVQHPPPVPAPQTAAPTQTYHQPPPQPPLKPSHPNTRAIQKPDTILGKPFDDIKHYYTLGKELGRGQFGVTYLCTQNSTGNTYACKSILKRKLVTKNDKEDIKREIQIMQHLTGQPNIVEFKGAYEDRHSVHLVMELCGGGELFDRIIAQGHYSERAAAAICRAIVNVVHICHFMGVVHRDLKPENFLLSSKDEAAMLKATDFGLSVFIEEGKVYRDIVGSAYYVAPEVLRRNYGKEIDIWSAGVILYILLSGVPPFWAETEKGIFDAILQGEIDFESQPWPTISNGAKDLVRKMLTQDRNKRITSAQVLEHPWIREDGEASDKPIDSAVLSRMKQFRAMNKLKKLALKVIAENLSEDEIKGLKAMFTNMDTDKSGTITYEELKSGLARLGSRLSETEVQQLMEAADVDGNGTIDYIEFITATMHRHKLERDEHLYKAFNYFDKDNSGFITRDELENAMKEYGMGDEDSIKEIINEVDTDKDGRINYKEFCTMMRSGTQPPVKLF, from the exons ATGGGTTGTTTTAGCAGTAAGGAGAGGGTTACAGAAAGGGATATTAAGGGTGGAAGATCAGAGAGgggtggtggaggtggaggtggaggtggtggtggaaggAATCACCAAGGGTACCAAGAAGTTGTTGTTCAGCACCCGCCGCCAGTGCCTGCCCCTCAGACTGCAGCCCCAACACAGACTTACCACCAACCACCACCACAGCCGCCACTCAAGCCTTCACATCCCAATACCAGAGCTATTCAGAAGCCAGATACCATATTGGGTAAGCCATTTGATGATATTAAGCATTACTATACTCTTGGTAAGGAACTGGGTAGGGGGCAGTTTGGAGTGACTTACCTCTGTACTCAGAATTCAACTGGCAACACATATGCCTGCAAATCAATATTGAAGAGAAAGCTTGTGACTAAAAATGATAAGGAGGATATAAAGAGAGAGATTCAGATCATGCAGCATCTGACTGGGCAGCCAAACATTGTGGAATTCAAGGGTGCTTATGAGGATAGGCACTCAGTGCACCTTGTGATGGAGCTCTGTGGTGGTGGGGAGCTCTTTGATAGAATCATTGCTCAGGGGCATTACTCTGAGAGAGCTGCTGCAGCAATTTGTAGGGCTATTGTGAATGTTGTCCACATCTGCCATTTCATGGGTGTGGTGCATCGCGATCTCAAGCCTGAGAATTTCTTGTTGTCCAGCAAGGATGAAGCAGCAATGCTGAAGGCAACTGATTTTGGGTTGTCTGTCTTCATTGAGGAAG GAAAGGTGTATCGTGATATAGTAGGTAGTGCCTACTATGTTGCTCCAGAAGTATTACGGCGTAATTATGGGAAGGAAATAGATATTTGGAGTGCAGGAGTTATTTTGTATATTCTACTCAGTGGTGTACCTCCATTTTGGGCTG AAACTGAAAAGGGAATATTTGATGCCATATTGCAAGGAGAAATTGACTTCGAAAGTCAACCATGGCCAACTATATCAAATGGTGCCAAAGATCTAGTCAGGAAGATGCTGACACAGGACCGGAACAAGCGTATTACTTCTGCACAAGTTCTTG AGCATCCATGGATAAGAGAAGATGGAGAAGCATCAGACAAGCCAATAGACAGTGCTGTACTCTCTAGAATGAAGCAATTTAGGGCAATGAACAAGCTCAAGAAGCTCGCATTGAAG GTTATTGCAGAAAATCTATCTGAAGATGAAATCAAAGGTCTTAAAGCAATGTTCACCAACATGGACACTGACAAGAGTGGTACAATCACTTATGAAGAACTGAAGAGCGGATTGGCTCGACTTGGTTCAAGGCTCTCAGAGACTGAAGTCCAACAACTCATGGAAGCT GCTGATGTGGATGGCAATGGAACGATTGACTACATTGAATTTATCACTGCTACAATGCACAGACACAAACTAGAAAGAGATGAGCATCTCTATAAGGCTTTTAACTATTTTGATAAGGATAACAGTGG CTTTATAACAAGAGATGAATTGGAAAATGCCATGAAGGAGTATGGGATGGGTGATGAAGACAGCATCAAGGAAATAATTAATGAGGTTGATACAGATAAG GATGGGAGGATCAACTATAAGGAGTTTTGCACAATGATGAGAAGTGGAACACAACCGCCAGTCAAGCTATTTTAG
- the LOC117924050 gene encoding uncharacterized protein LOC117924050, producing the protein MPILDFCFMGVRFLLKIFIYFEVGSGCSPMVELQSCATLVNASALCAIEQEVQGDGVNAIAEISAELQRERQKNAELMERISMLEAQIQERDGHGNFSNAMERSFKKFKRQRIEPGSDTTDEGKIIKSIEMAYQMNHDTECMPLKDTNPEDRVVNWMSMDETQFLNFEKSKDGDSAADCDDTDDSEDEDDYYEEDDIDIDHKYGEYDNTSKASNQPKKHLHERGIDEGIRISCLGSSYGSQGELTFGGASQETNEDRKKGYLLPDNKHISNRREQRKSDRKETKKVGGCNTSSKAFTFEQEVFHKVSGSIPLHKKTPKLAFCPKEVKRIIESEALMLKNAQSHTIRKIIVFASLGIRHGCEDMYELDFNHFIILRKGEPYVSPKNPGEHVLYDNPGVRRKVFYPNQQNPILCPVKILEEEKAMRPSDASCPSCMFLCIKYGGRTRNLPQNEYVRQRMGRNKLKSFGPVMCQMAMLVHIRSGSFFFKALGITLLFMAGFPDDLVQRETKYRNLDLLQKYYRTDEDAEGEELFLSHPVTCDTVSPDSQQSTGKVIPAKSKGKKQTNSTSKPHSLQKPSILQPAPSTSAPVTQFGLMGYTSIHTQAIASFQSMTSHAPADALQISNPVVSSSGPDVSFHNQTPYPMFPPQPANAFMPMMYWPPPNTFPPCPYPTSYGYQSFPSTGNYMSVHPQPYYSQPSCNPFIPKMVEDTRKNDVASEEADSDSDSSSSTEPKQTLASCK; encoded by the exons ATGCCCATCTTGGATTTCTGCTTCATGGGTGTTAGGTTTCTCCTCAAGATTTTCATCT ATTTTGAAGTGGGCTCTGGGTGTTCTCCAATGGTGGAGCTTCAGTCTTGTGCTACCCTGGTCAATGCTTCTGCCTTATGTGCCATAGAGCAAGAAGTGCAAGGAGATGGTGTCAATGCTATTGCAGAGATTTCAGCAGAGTTGCAAAGGGAAAGGCAGAAGAATGCGGAGCTCATGGAGAGAATATCAATGCTTGAGGCTCAAATACAGGAGAGAGATGGACAT GGTAATTTTTCCAATGCGATGGAAAGAAGCTTCAAGAAGTTCAAGAGGCAAAGGATAGAACCAGGTAGTGATACTACTGACGAGGGAAAAATCATCAAAAGTATTGAAATGGCCTATCAGATGAACCATGACACTGAATGCATGCCCTTAAAAGATACAAATCCAGAAGATCGTGTAGTCAACTGGATGAGCATGGATGAGACCCAGTttctgaattttgaaaaatccaaagaTGGCGACTCTGCTGCTGATTGTGATGATACAGATGATAGTGAGGATGAAGATGATTACTATGAAGAGGATGATATTGACATTGACCATAAGTATGGGGAATATGACAACACTTCTAAAGCATCTAATCAACCGAAAAAACATCTTCATGAAAGAGGTATTGATGAAGGCATACGCATATCATGCTTGGGAAGTTCCTATGGCAGTCAAGGGGAACTAACATTTGGAGGTGCAAGCCAAGAAACAAATGAAGATAGAAAGAAAGGTTATTTACTACCTGACAACAAACACATCAGCAACAGAAGGGAGCAGAGAAAAAGTGATaggaaagaaaccaaaaaagttGGAGGATGCAACACATCATCAAAAGCTTTTACATTTGAGCAGGAGGTTTTCCATAAAGTATCTGGAAGCATACCATTGCATAAAAAAACCCCAAAGTTGGCTTTCTGTCCAAAAGAGGTCAAGAGGATAATCGAGTCAGAAGCCCTTATGTTGAAAAATGCTCAGTCCCACaccataagaaaaattatagttTTTGCATCTCTTGGTATAAGACATGGGTGTGAAGATATGTATGAATTAGACTTCAACCATTTCATCATTCTAAGGAAGGGAGAGCCGTATGTTTCTCCAAAGAATCCAGGG GAGCATGTCTTGTATGATAATCCTGGTGTAAGGAGGAAGGTCTTCTATCCAAATCAACAGAACCCAATATTATGTCCTGTTAAAATACTTGAAGAGGAGAAGGCGATGCGTCCATCTGATGCTAGCTGCCCATCCTGCATGTTTCTGTGCATCAAGTATGGTGGAAGGACAAGAAACCTTCCTCAAAATGA GTATGTCAGGCAGAGGATGGGAAGAAACAAGCTGAAGTCATTTGGGCCAGTTATGTGTCAAATGGCGATGCTTGTTCACATTCGCAGTGGAAGCTTCTTCTTCAAGGCCTTGGGTATCACACTTCTTTTCATGGCTGGTTTTCCAGATGACTTGGTTCAAAGGGAAACCAAATACCGGAACTTGGACCTGCTTCAAAAATATTACAG GACAGATGAGGACGCAGAAGGAGAGGAGTTATTTCTTTCACATCCAGTGACTTGTGATACT GTGAGTCCTGATTCTCAGCAGTCAACTGGTAAGGTGATTCCAGCAAAATCAAAGGGcaagaaacaaacaaattcaACTAGTAAGCCCCACAGTTTGCAGAAGCCCTCAATTCTGCAACCTGCTCCTTCAACCTCAGCACCAGTGACACAATTTGGGCTAATGGGGTATACCTCTATTCATACTCAGGCAATTGCATCATTCCAGTCTATGACATCCCACGCTCCTGCAGATGCCCTGCAGATATCAAATCCCGTGGTTTCCAGTTCCGGTCCTGATGTCTCATTCCATAATCAAACACCGTATCCAATGTTTCCACCACAGCCAGCAAATGCTTTCATGCCTATGATGTACTGGCCTCCCCCTAATACCTTCCCTCCTTGCCCTTACCCAACTTCATATGGCTATCAATCGTTTCCTTCTACTGGGAACTACATGTCCGTTCATCCACAGCCTTATTACAGCCAACCCTCCTGCAATCCTTTCATCCCAAAAATGGTTGAAGACACTAGGAAGAATGATGTGGCCTCAGAGGAAGCAGATAGTGACTCTGATAGCAGTTCAAGTACTGAACCAAAACAGACCTTAGCAAGCTGCAAGTAA